In Bacillus toyonensis BCT-7112, a single window of DNA contains:
- a CDS encoding FtsX-like permease family protein: MTFWQFAFKNVTRNSRAYFAYFISSAFSIAVFFSFAVYLFHPKLQNPTMISEISGLMIFSEVVIVLFSFFFLLYSIGSFLKVRKKQFGILTILGISKKQLHRLVFTENMLIGILSIFFGMQFGLVFSQFFLLVTAKVTHLPGIYLYPPTNAFILTTIVFLGLFIAVSSFTPMLIRTKKTVNLLKTNGRKQKERKPSIFISLFGAICLLGGYILAANPKYFFSINTQVGVIYMVSSVFVIPALVTIGTYFFFSQISFLLIYILKKRRKFYMKRINMLWISDLASRIRTNINMLFIVAMLSTIAFTMITFLYGFGKFTKLDVARTSPFPFSYFSYDANPFVNKHLTWLEQQLQKENFSYKKIKTDLYETPLKEDEGITTYNDIYAMKQSDYNKLAASLRMKELFMSDNEAYILSGDAYFTLFSQFEPSFNRKSITLSSTNTILQVKGYEQAGAIPSDFSYQTLILPDAVVNNLPSTTKHVAAYNYNVQNWEKTYEIADDFMKRIQRDRQEFQYEGPLVRSYESAGSLYRITSGSAAYFLIGTFLGVIFFIGAGSVLYFRMYTDLTNEQEKYVAISKIGVTDAEMKRSATIQLSILFFVPYVMASIHTMFATKMLQDVIALSLFKEISAVLIIFGVVEFIFFLFIRSFYMQKLSEYTNG, encoded by the coding sequence ATGACATTTTGGCAATTTGCATTTAAAAATGTAACGCGCAACTCAAGAGCTTATTTTGCTTACTTTATAAGCAGTGCCTTTTCCATTGCTGTTTTCTTTTCGTTCGCTGTTTATTTGTTTCATCCGAAATTACAAAATCCCACTATGATCTCTGAAATTTCAGGATTAATGATTTTTTCAGAAGTTGTGATTGTTTTGTTCTCGTTCTTTTTTCTACTCTATTCAATCGGATCGTTTTTAAAAGTTCGTAAAAAGCAATTTGGTATTTTAACTATTTTAGGTATATCAAAAAAACAATTACATCGACTCGTTTTCACTGAAAATATGTTAATTGGTATTTTATCTATCTTTTTCGGTATGCAGTTTGGACTTGTCTTTTCGCAGTTTTTCTTATTAGTAACGGCGAAAGTTACACATCTACCGGGGATATATTTATATCCCCCTACGAATGCTTTCATTTTAACAACGATTGTGTTTCTTGGTCTCTTTATCGCTGTATCTTCATTTACACCCATGCTAATTCGTACGAAAAAGACGGTAAACCTATTAAAAACGAATGGTAGGAAGCAAAAGGAAAGAAAACCATCCATATTTATCTCTCTATTTGGTGCTATCTGTTTATTAGGTGGTTATATTTTAGCTGCAAACCCTAAATATTTCTTCTCAATAAACACGCAAGTAGGCGTTATCTATATGGTTTCAAGTGTTTTTGTGATTCCAGCGCTTGTTACAATTGGGACATATTTTTTCTTTTCTCAAATTAGTTTCTTACTTATTTATATTTTAAAGAAAAGAAGAAAGTTTTATATGAAACGAATTAATATGCTTTGGATTTCGGATTTAGCAAGTCGTATTCGAACAAATATCAATATGCTTTTTATTGTAGCCATGCTTTCTACAATTGCTTTCACAATGATTACGTTCCTATATGGATTCGGAAAGTTTACAAAGCTAGATGTTGCGAGAACTTCACCTTTTCCATTTTCTTATTTTTCATATGACGCAAATCCTTTTGTTAACAAGCATTTAACTTGGCTTGAACAGCAGTTACAAAAAGAAAATTTCTCTTATAAAAAGATCAAAACTGATTTATATGAAACACCATTGAAAGAAGATGAAGGTATAACGACTTACAATGACATTTATGCAATGAAACAAAGTGACTATAATAAACTTGCAGCTTCCCTGCGAATGAAAGAACTATTCATGAGTGATAACGAAGCATATATCTTAAGCGGCGATGCTTATTTCACCTTATTCAGCCAATTTGAGCCAAGCTTCAATAGAAAATCCATTACACTTTCTAGCACAAATACGATATTACAAGTAAAGGGCTATGAACAAGCAGGGGCCATTCCCTCTGACTTTTCATATCAAACTTTAATTTTACCTGACGCTGTTGTAAACAACTTACCAAGTACAACAAAGCATGTAGCAGCGTACAATTATAACGTACAAAACTGGGAAAAGACGTATGAAATTGCTGATGATTTTATGAAAAGGATACAAAGAGATCGACAAGAATTCCAATACGAAGGACCCCTTGTACGCTCCTATGAATCAGCAGGCTCATTATATAGAATCACATCAGGAAGTGCCGCATACTTCCTAATCGGGACATTCTTAGGTGTCATTTTCTTTATTGGAGCTGGTAGCGTTCTTTACTTCAGAATGTATACAGATTTAACGAACGAACAAGAAAAATATGTAGCAATTTCAAAAATTGGTGTAACAGATGCAGAGATGAAAAGATCTGCAACCATTCAACTTAGCATTTTATTTTTTGTTCCGTACGTTATGGCGTCCATTCATACAATGTTCGCGACAAAAATGCTTCAAGACGTAATTGCTTTATCACTATTCAAAGAAATTTCAGCAGTTCTTATTATTTTTGGAGTAGTTGAATTCATCTTTTTCTTATTTATTCGTTCCTTTTACATGCAAAAGTTATCAGAGTATACGAATGGTTAA
- a CDS encoding YjcZ family sporulation protein: MSEKCEHRHDDCNRRHGCGGGFALLIVLFILLIIIGASCFGGGGGCGYGGYGGYAGGYGGYCC, from the coding sequence ATGAGCGAAAAGTGTGAACACAGACATGATGATTGTAACCGCAGACATGGGTGCGGCGGCGGTTTTGCGCTTCTAATCGTATTGTTTATTTTATTAATTATCATCGGTGCTAGCTGCTTCGGCGGAGGCGGCGGTTGTGGTTATGGTGGTTACGGCGGTTATGCAGGCGGCTATGGTGGATATTGCTGCTAA
- a CDS encoding FtsX-like permease family protein codes for MTFWQFAFKNVTRNARAYFAYFVSSAFSIAIFFSFAVYLFHPKLHMTDVNYALNILMTISEVVIVFFSFFFLLYSIGTFLKVRKKQFGILTVLGISQKQLKRLIFIENMLIGVLSIFFGIQLGLVCSQFFLLVTAKITHVPGLYLYWPTGAIVLTIIIFLGLFILVSSFTPMLIRTRKAVRLLKEGTKQKERKASVLISLFGAICLISGYVLAANPLYFMSLGDIIGLLYAVSSIFVIPSLIAAGTYFFFSQISFLLIRILKTRRKFYMKRINMLWISDLATRIRTNINMLFIVAMLSTLAFTMITFLYGFGKFTKFDAIRQNPFPFTYLSHTENTLADEHLNWLEQKFNEEHFTYTKFKTDIYEVSSAEDNAQLYYAIKQSDYNVLAKALNWETLSVNKNESYILMKDLDDQVVGTIHTKEKKNTLTLAQNNLQLQVKEYKSYNPFPNSLIYQLLILSDENVETLSTVSKQMSVYNFKVNDWEEAHTIGSAFITKIDNDNAAIQAEHPPFHASEASDSLYNTKLNVASFFLIGTFLGVIFFIGAGSVLYFRMYTDLTNEQEKYITITKIGLTADEMKQSATIQLAILFFVPYIMASIHTMFATKMLQEILHLSFFAEITVVLMIFGTVEILFFLLIRSFYMQKLSQHIKF; via the coding sequence ATGACTTTTTGGCAGTTTGCCTTTAAAAATGTAACAAGAAACGCCAGAGCTTATTTCGCCTATTTTGTAAGCAGTGCGTTTTCCATTGCTATTTTTTTCTCATTTGCAGTTTATTTATTTCATCCTAAATTGCATATGACAGACGTGAATTATGCTCTGAACATATTAATGACAATTTCAGAAGTTGTCATTGTGTTCTTTTCATTTTTCTTTTTACTCTATTCAATTGGTACATTTTTAAAGGTTCGTAAAAAACAATTTGGGATTTTAACAGTACTTGGTATATCTCAAAAACAATTAAAGCGACTCATATTTATAGAAAATATGCTGATTGGTGTTCTTTCTATATTTTTTGGTATTCAACTTGGACTTGTTTGTTCACAGTTCTTTTTACTAGTTACCGCCAAAATTACACATGTACCTGGTCTATATTTATATTGGCCGACAGGTGCTATCGTTTTAACTATAATAATCTTTCTTGGACTCTTCATTCTCGTATCATCTTTTACACCGATGCTAATCCGTACGAGAAAAGCTGTACGTCTTTTAAAAGAAGGAACAAAACAAAAAGAAAGAAAAGCATCCGTACTCATTTCTCTATTTGGTGCGATATGTTTAATATCTGGATATGTATTAGCAGCAAATCCTCTATATTTTATGTCGCTAGGCGACATCATTGGGCTTTTATATGCCGTCTCTAGTATATTTGTCATTCCATCGCTTATTGCAGCCGGAACATATTTTTTCTTTTCACAGATTAGTTTTTTACTTATTCGTATATTAAAAACACGAAGAAAGTTTTATATGAAACGAATTAATATGCTTTGGATTTCGGATTTAGCAACGCGCATTCGAACAAATATTAATATGCTATTTATAGTAGCAATGCTATCAACGCTCGCTTTTACAATGATTACATTCTTATATGGATTCGGGAAATTTACAAAGTTTGATGCGATTAGGCAAAACCCTTTCCCGTTTACGTATTTATCACATACTGAAAATACGTTAGCTGATGAACATTTAAACTGGTTAGAACAAAAATTTAATGAAGAGCACTTTACTTATACAAAATTTAAAACAGACATATATGAAGTATCTTCAGCTGAAGATAACGCGCAGCTCTATTATGCCATTAAACAAAGTGACTATAATGTACTTGCTAAGGCGTTAAATTGGGAGACTCTCTCGGTGAATAAGAATGAATCTTATATTCTTATGAAAGACTTAGACGATCAAGTTGTTGGAACAATTCATACTAAAGAAAAGAAAAATACTCTTACACTTGCTCAAAACAATTTACAACTACAAGTGAAAGAATATAAAAGTTATAACCCATTCCCAAACAGCTTAATATACCAATTGCTCATACTATCTGATGAAAATGTAGAAACATTATCCACCGTTTCAAAACAGATGAGTGTATATAACTTTAAAGTTAACGATTGGGAAGAAGCACATACTATCGGTTCAGCATTTATAACAAAAATTGATAACGACAATGCAGCTATTCAGGCAGAACATCCACCGTTTCATGCAAGTGAAGCAAGTGACTCTTTATACAACACGAAACTAAACGTTGCTTCATTCTTCTTAATCGGAACTTTTCTTGGTGTTATTTTCTTCATCGGTGCAGGCAGTGTTCTGTATTTCCGAATGTATACAGATTTAACAAATGAGCAAGAAAAGTATATAACGATTACAAAGATTGGATTAACAGCAGACGAAATGAAACAATCTGCTACAATCCAACTTGCGATTCTTTTCTTTGTCCCTTACATTATGGCATCCATCCATACGATGTTCGCGACAAAGATGCTACAAGAGATATTACATCTCTCGTTCTTCGCTGAAATTACAGTCGTACTTATGATTTTTGGAACGGTTGAAATTCTCTTTTTCCTTTTAATTCGTTCCTTTTATATGCAAAAATTATCACAACATATTAAGTTTTAA
- a CDS encoding response regulator transcription factor, whose protein sequence is MYKILIVEDDPNISSLLQSHIQKYGYDAVVTENFDDIMESFNAVKPHLVLLDVNLPKFDGFYWCRQIRHESTCPIIFISARAGEMEQIMAIESGADDYITKPFHYDVVMAKIKGQLRRIYGDYAPNISERIVEVEGLKLFPERPEIHFGSEQVLLTKKEAILAEMLLSKFPRTASREDLLAALWDDESFVEENTLNVNITRLRKKFNELGIENAIETVRGLGYRFNATWSE, encoded by the coding sequence ATGTATAAAATTTTAATCGTTGAAGACGATCCAAATATTTCATCATTACTGCAATCTCACATTCAAAAATACGGGTACGACGCTGTTGTTACTGAAAATTTTGATGATATTATGGAATCGTTTAACGCCGTGAAACCACACCTTGTTTTACTTGATGTGAACTTACCGAAATTCGATGGATTCTACTGGTGCCGTCAAATTCGTCATGAATCTACTTGTCCAATTATTTTCATTTCAGCGCGTGCTGGTGAGATGGAACAAATTATGGCGATTGAAAGCGGTGCGGATGATTATATTACGAAACCGTTCCACTACGACGTTGTAATGGCAAAAATTAAAGGTCAATTGCGCCGTATTTACGGTGACTATGCACCAAATATTTCTGAGCGTATCGTTGAAGTAGAAGGTTTAAAACTATTCCCTGAACGTCCAGAAATTCACTTCGGATCTGAACAAGTTCTTTTAACGAAGAAAGAAGCAATTTTAGCCGAAATGTTATTATCTAAATTCCCTCGTACAGCGAGCCGTGAAGATTTATTAGCTGCTCTTTGGGATGATGAGAGCTTCGTTGAGGAAAATACATTAAACGTAAACATCACGCGTCTTCGTAAAAAGTTCAATGAGCTTGGTATTGAAAATGCTATTGAAACAGTACGTGGACTTGGGTATCGTTTTAACGCAACTTGGAGTGAATAA
- a CDS encoding ABC transporter ATP-binding protein translates to MEEVLHIKNVSKVYEGKVPHTALKNINLHVDKGEFVAIMGPSGSGKSTFLNVISTIDSPTSGEVVINGKQPHTFRREKLAIFRRQELGFVFQNFNLLDTLTIGENIVLPLTLDNVPLKEMDEKLDNISKKLGIDHILDKRIFEVSGGQAQRTAVARAVIHHPSLLLADEPTGNLDSKAAIDVMELFTKLNKEEDATILMVTHDPFAASYCNRVIFIKDGELYNELHRGLYREKFYQEILDVLALLGGRRG, encoded by the coding sequence ATGGAAGAAGTATTACACATAAAAAACGTCTCAAAAGTGTATGAAGGGAAAGTCCCTCATACTGCTTTAAAAAATATAAATTTACACGTAGATAAAGGTGAATTCGTCGCAATTATGGGGCCTTCTGGAAGTGGTAAATCTACGTTTTTAAACGTTATTTCTACAATTGATTCTCCTACTTCTGGAGAAGTCGTAATTAACGGCAAACAACCTCATACATTTCGTAGAGAAAAATTAGCAATTTTCCGCCGTCAAGAATTAGGATTTGTTTTCCAAAACTTTAACCTATTAGATACGTTAACGATTGGAGAAAATATCGTATTACCTTTAACGTTAGATAATGTTCCTTTAAAAGAAATGGACGAAAAGCTCGATAACATCTCAAAGAAACTTGGAATTGATCATATTTTGGACAAACGTATTTTTGAAGTTTCAGGAGGGCAAGCACAGCGTACTGCGGTAGCACGTGCTGTCATTCATCATCCGTCTCTTTTACTTGCGGATGAACCAACAGGAAACTTAGATTCAAAAGCAGCGATTGATGTAATGGAATTATTTACGAAATTAAACAAAGAAGAAGATGCAACGATTTTAATGGTTACGCATGATCCGTTTGCAGCAAGTTATTGTAACCGTGTTATTTTCATTAAAGATGGAGAGCTTTACAATGAACTGCATCGCGGATTGTATCGTGAGAAGTTTTATCAAGAAATATTAGATGTCCTAGCATTATTAGGAGGAAGACGTGGATGA
- a CDS encoding sugar kinase: MRKKIAAFGEVMMRLQVPGYELLSQANTLNYSFSGTGVNVAAALSHLGHEGLLISTLPENSVGDAALSYIQKLGVQTPLVSRGGKYVGMYFLENGFGARASRVTYSNRLESSFNTASEEMYQFEEIAKEIDIVHFCGITLAMNDTVRHHMKSLARAVKENGGTVVFDCNYRPSLWGEDGYEQAKPHYEEMLGLADIVMMNEKDAMFVLGMKTEETEREAQLMDLIPKVAKTYHIATIAGTHRSINGDNTHSLCGFICKDGTFTFAKTLTFSVYDRIGAGDAYTSGIIHGEIEEFAPEKAVSFASAAGMLAHTIVGDTPMSSEKDILRAMTASVGDVER; the protein is encoded by the coding sequence ATGCGTAAGAAAATTGCAGCGTTCGGCGAAGTAATGATGCGCCTGCAAGTACCTGGATATGAATTGTTGTCGCAAGCTAACACGCTAAATTACTCATTTTCAGGTACAGGTGTGAACGTTGCAGCGGCACTTTCTCACTTAGGGCATGAAGGGCTTCTTATTTCAACTTTACCGGAAAATTCGGTTGGAGATGCGGCATTATCATACATTCAAAAGTTAGGTGTGCAAACTCCGCTTGTTTCAAGGGGCGGCAAATATGTCGGCATGTACTTTTTAGAAAATGGATTTGGTGCACGTGCAAGCCGCGTTACGTATTCGAATCGACTAGAAAGTAGCTTCAATACGGCGTCTGAAGAGATGTACCAATTTGAAGAAATTGCTAAGGAAATTGATATCGTTCATTTTTGCGGTATTACACTTGCGATGAATGATACGGTGCGCCATCATATGAAGTCTTTAGCGAGAGCAGTTAAAGAAAACGGAGGAACCGTCGTTTTTGATTGCAATTATCGTCCATCACTTTGGGGAGAAGACGGATATGAACAGGCAAAGCCGCATTATGAAGAAATGCTAGGACTTGCTGATATCGTTATGATGAACGAAAAAGATGCGATGTTTGTTTTAGGAATGAAAACAGAAGAGACGGAGCGAGAGGCACAGCTGATGGATCTCATTCCAAAGGTCGCTAAAACGTATCATATCGCTACAATTGCTGGTACACATCGCTCTATTAACGGTGATAATACACATTCACTGTGCGGGTTTATATGTAAAGATGGGACGTTCACTTTTGCAAAAACACTTACGTTTTCTGTATATGATAGAATAGGTGCTGGAGATGCTTATACGAGCGGGATTATTCATGGCGAGATAGAAGAGTTTGCACCAGAGAAAGCTGTTTCATTTGCGTCAGCAGCTGGCATGCTTGCACATACAATCGTCGGTGATACGCCAATGTCATCAGAGAAGGATATACTTCGGGCAATGACGGCATCAGTAGGTGATGTAGAAAGGTAG
- a CDS encoding GntR family transcriptional regulator, producing MGVTVNVTRKKGPLYLQIKNIIRDRILHGVYAIHTNIPSEPQLEEEFKVSKITVRNAIKELAQEGYLEKKSGKGTKVIRNTSATKLSKGKKFTEVLVEEGYKVQKKLLKAEVVHNEEGTVPFRLFGKESFRIERLYTLNDAPYIHYTHYFSAKMASTDLSDFDLQSLYDLVEDRGIHLENFRDEFAVGLAPSFVAESLGEKEGTALLKRMRYSYDEVGEVIEYSEGYYNTEMQHYVVNYDV from the coding sequence GTGGGTGTAACGGTGAACGTAACGAGAAAAAAAGGACCATTATATTTACAAATAAAAAATATTATTCGTGATCGAATATTGCATGGTGTATATGCGATTCATACGAATATTCCTTCTGAACCACAATTAGAGGAAGAGTTCAAAGTGAGTAAAATTACAGTACGTAATGCGATTAAAGAACTCGCTCAAGAAGGATATTTGGAAAAGAAGAGCGGTAAAGGAACGAAAGTCATCCGTAATACTTCTGCGACAAAACTGTCAAAGGGTAAGAAATTTACTGAAGTGTTAGTGGAAGAAGGATATAAAGTACAAAAGAAATTGCTAAAGGCAGAAGTCGTTCATAATGAAGAAGGAACAGTGCCATTTCGCTTATTCGGTAAAGAGAGTTTTCGTATTGAACGTTTATATACGTTAAATGATGCACCATATATTCATTATACGCACTATTTCTCAGCGAAAATGGCAAGTACAGACTTATCGGACTTTGATTTACAATCACTTTATGATTTAGTCGAAGACCGAGGTATACATTTAGAAAACTTCAGAGATGAATTCGCAGTTGGACTTGCGCCCAGTTTCGTTGCAGAATCGTTAGGTGAAAAAGAGGGGACAGCGTTATTAAAACGTATGCGCTATTCTTACGATGAAGTTGGCGAAGTAATTGAATATAGCGAAGGCTACTACAATACAGAAATGCAGCATTATGTAGTTAATTATGACGTATAA
- a CDS encoding sensor histidine kinase: MKLFLRDHFTFFLLYVLNFGIIFVLYDAVDGFQNNKFYFIVLSLYLFICFLAYRYVRNRRMYHRLSEQPEKMEDAFIERATAPMPHGVNELVRTQYRLFQKELQSYEVKQQEHQLFINHWVHQMKTPVSVMQLMVLEMEDEHLIPKFKKELERLNQGLDMALYMARLNNFHEDFHVETISLKDTVTKNINGLKELFIRNGVFPVLEVHSDLKVASDAKWLKFIIYQLMTNAVRYSGERGKKVFLSAYRNGKDIILEVRDEGVGIPQEDIRRVFEPFYTGKNGRTFGESTGMGLYIVSKICDYLGHSVKLDSEVGKGTTIKIIFHNAANNQAENVEKVTES; encoded by the coding sequence ATGAAGCTATTTTTACGTGATCATTTTACATTTTTTCTACTGTACGTATTAAACTTCGGTATCATTTTCGTTCTCTATGATGCAGTAGATGGATTTCAAAATAATAAGTTTTACTTCATCGTTTTAAGCTTATACTTATTTATTTGTTTCCTTGCTTATCGTTACGTTCGTAACCGTAGAATGTATCATAGATTAAGTGAGCAGCCAGAAAAAATGGAAGATGCGTTTATTGAAAGAGCAACCGCTCCGATGCCTCACGGTGTAAATGAACTCGTGCGTACGCAATACCGTCTCTTCCAAAAAGAACTACAATCGTATGAAGTAAAACAACAGGAACATCAATTGTTCATTAACCATTGGGTACACCAAATGAAGACACCTGTTTCTGTTATGCAGCTTATGGTACTGGAAATGGAAGACGAACATTTAATTCCGAAATTCAAAAAAGAGTTAGAGCGTCTAAACCAAGGACTTGATATGGCTTTATACATGGCTAGGTTAAATAACTTCCATGAAGATTTCCATGTTGAGACGATTTCATTAAAAGATACGGTAACAAAAAATATTAATGGATTAAAAGAACTATTTATTCGTAATGGCGTCTTCCCTGTTTTAGAAGTACATTCTGATCTAAAAGTTGCTTCTGATGCGAAATGGCTAAAATTTATTATCTATCAGTTAATGACAAATGCAGTCCGTTACTCTGGTGAGCGTGGAAAGAAAGTGTTCTTATCCGCTTATCGAAATGGAAAAGACATTATTCTAGAAGTTCGCGATGAAGGCGTTGGTATTCCGCAAGAAGATATTCGAAGAGTATTTGAACCATTCTACACTGGGAAAAACGGTCGTACATTCGGAGAATCTACCGGTATGGGGCTTTATATTGTAAGTAAAATTTGTGATTATTTAGGTCACTCCGTCAAACTAGATTCTGAAGTTGGTAAAGGAACGACGATTAAAATCATCTTCCACAATGCTGCGAATAATCAAGCAGAGAATGTAGAGAAGGTGACTGAATCATGA
- a CDS encoding FtsX-like permease family protein, translated as MTFWQFAFKNVSRNSKAYFAYFVSSAFSIMVFFSFTVYAYHPRLQSVQGFQDRDPLMNLASTAQLVIVMFSFFFLLYSVGTFLNVRKQQFGILTILGISQRQLKRLLFTENMIIGILSIFIGIQGGLVFSNFFLLVTSKLTSAKGLYLYWPTEAIIVTTVTFIILFLIVSTFTPMFIRTRKTTQLIKGVNKKKSEKKPSILISLFALTCLGLCYYIAGYPQGYITEKNVQNGSVFLIILSILPLVVVGTYLFFSQTFLLFIYILKKRRKFYLKQINMLWISDLVSRTRSNINVLFIVSMLSALAFTIIIGLFAANNHTKASILERYPIPFTYTSEGVNAFEQKHITTIETELTNANFQYDKYKFTVLKDTASKESISIMKMSDYNAIAKQLNRPEITLDSTQVYNISRYSPALLNLVSNPFAKQDTITLGSNKKEFQIKGFINRGIEPPFALPHLIVMQDEVIENMIPHIETITVYNYFVENWENAIVPTKNILKSLDHDAETLYEAHKDEEDFIKPFHIYTATDELVHSKGNAVAQFFIWAFLGFIFFIGAASVLYFRMYNDLTNEKQKYITITKLGLTESEMFRSATIQLGILFFVPYIVAGVHTLFAVKFLQSMFSFSLLKETCIVLTFFGIIEIIFFFLIRSLYINKLSQHIKT; from the coding sequence ATGACATTTTGGCAATTCGCATTTAAAAATGTCTCGCGTAATTCTAAAGCATATTTCGCTTATTTTGTAAGTAGTGCTTTTTCTATTATGGTTTTCTTTTCATTTACTGTATATGCGTATCATCCGCGCTTACAAAGTGTACAAGGCTTTCAAGATCGGGATCCTCTAATGAACTTAGCTAGTACAGCACAGCTTGTGATTGTTATGTTCTCGTTCTTTTTTCTCTTATATTCAGTTGGAACATTTTTAAATGTACGGAAGCAGCAATTCGGGATACTCACCATTCTCGGTATCTCACAGAGACAATTAAAAAGACTGTTATTTACTGAAAATATGATAATCGGGATATTATCTATCTTTATCGGCATTCAAGGTGGACTTGTATTTTCTAACTTTTTCTTATTAGTCACTTCGAAATTAACAAGTGCAAAAGGTCTCTATTTATATTGGCCAACAGAAGCGATTATCGTTACAACCGTAACGTTTATCATTTTATTTTTAATTGTTTCTACGTTTACACCAATGTTTATTCGTACTCGAAAAACAACGCAGCTTATTAAGGGAGTTAACAAAAAGAAGAGCGAAAAAAAACCATCTATACTCATTTCACTATTTGCTTTAACTTGTTTAGGACTATGCTATTATATTGCCGGTTATCCGCAAGGCTACATAACGGAAAAAAATGTACAAAATGGGTCTGTATTCTTAATTATACTATCTATTTTACCGCTCGTAGTAGTTGGGACGTATTTGTTTTTTTCACAAACATTTCTTCTCTTTATCTATATTTTAAAGAAACGAAGAAAGTTTTATTTGAAACAAATAAATATGTTATGGATTTCAGATTTAGTTTCTCGTACCCGCAGTAATATTAATGTACTCTTTATCGTTTCTATGCTATCTGCACTTGCATTTACAATTATTATCGGGTTATTTGCTGCAAACAATCATACGAAAGCATCCATACTAGAACGATATCCAATACCATTCACCTATACATCAGAAGGTGTTAATGCATTTGAACAAAAGCATATTACTACGATTGAAACTGAACTTACAAATGCTAATTTTCAATATGACAAATATAAGTTTACCGTTTTAAAAGATACAGCTTCAAAAGAATCAATTTCCATTATGAAAATGAGTGATTATAACGCAATAGCAAAGCAATTAAACAGACCAGAAATCACTCTTGATTCTACACAAGTTTATAATATTTCTCGCTATTCACCAGCGTTATTAAATCTCGTGTCTAACCCATTTGCGAAGCAGGACACGATTACACTTGGCTCTAATAAAAAAGAATTTCAAATTAAAGGTTTTATTAATAGAGGAATTGAGCCTCCCTTTGCATTACCTCACTTAATTGTGATGCAAGATGAAGTAATTGAAAATATGATTCCTCATATTGAAACAATTACAGTTTATAACTACTTCGTGGAAAATTGGGAAAATGCAATTGTCCCAACAAAAAATATATTAAAAAGCTTAGATCATGATGCAGAAACCTTGTATGAAGCACATAAGGATGAAGAAGATTTCATTAAACCATTTCATATTTATACAGCTACGGATGAACTCGTTCATAGTAAAGGAAATGCGGTTGCTCAGTTCTTTATTTGGGCATTTCTCGGCTTTATTTTCTTTATCGGTGCGGCTAGTGTTTTATACTTCCGTATGTATAACGACTTAACGAATGAAAAACAAAAATACATTACGATTACAAAGCTTGGCTTAACTGAATCAGAAATGTTTCGCTCTGCAACGATTCAATTAGGAATTTTATTTTTCGTTCCTTACATCGTTGCTGGTGTTCACACGTTATTTGCGGTTAAGTTTTTACAAAGTATGTTTTCTTTTTCATTACTAAAAGAGACATGTATTGTACTCACCTTTTTCGGGATTATCGAGATCATTTTCTTCTTCTTAATCCGTTCTCTGTACATTAATAAATTATCACAACATATTAAAACGTGA